From Danio aesculapii chromosome 9, fDanAes4.1, whole genome shotgun sequence:
attttaatatataacgtTACATTTcttgaattattatattttcaaaattttGTTCTGCATAATTTCGTTCTCCTGTgatgttttaaatgacaaaataaaggaaacttcAACTTGATAAAAAGACATGAGACTATGCCAGCTTTTCTGGTAAGTTAGTTAAGCCCTAGTTATGCAAGTTGTGAGTCATCcattgatgttattattaggaATGGGACAGGATTGTTGACTAGTTGTGTAGCAACAATTGTGTTAATTTTCCATCTGTAATATGCTCCAATTTAAAACTCAAACAGTAAAGCATGGCATTGATAATGCCAAAATTGTTGATTTAACTCTCAGGTAAAGGAAGAACTGATAAAAATGCCTACCTTTAATTAGCTTTGGATAAATGCTATACACATCAAACAAAGAAATATGGAAACATGAAATTGTGAGAATGTGAGAGGCATGGGAGTATTTGTTAGCATTATTCCAACTTTCAAGTAGTATCAACATTTGTTTAGgctttatgttttattaaatgttatttatagtAAATGGGAGAAATTAATTCAGAAATAAAAAGCTACAGAAAATAAAGAATCATATACTTAACTATTTAGTTACATAAATCTAAACACCTTCTTTATTGAcaatgtattatatcatatacaattatataatgaCAGACAGAAAGAATGATATGTCATGATATACATTAAAaagttgttcatttatttattacatatatattgccacatcagcaacttatggctatttcgtggccaaatggcaCTAAAAAGTTGTAATCTTCAAATCACAGTAACTATCATGatacatattattataatatactgcATTTACTTCCAGGACAATTTACAGCTTAACAAAAGAAGGTATATCACGACATGCTTAAATTATGAATGAAGTGTTTCCTTACCACAGAGGAGAGAGAAGGTAGATGAATGCCTCACTGCAGCGGTGGAGTTTGATGTTGACGTCATTCAGCTTTTCAGAGTCCTTGGCCAATGTCTGCTTGCAGACCTGCGACATGAGCACCAGTCGACTTCCTGGAGGAGCCGCGTGGGTGTTTCGGAATATTTTGGCTTTCTTTAGCGTGCCCTCTACTGTAAAATTAAAGGTTCGTGACTCCACTGATCAGATTTACCATCCATCAGATCAAGCTAAACCACTCAAAAGATCCATAACACAATCCTTTAGCTGTTTCCCTGAGGTTCAGTTAACTTGTATAGTTAATATtcctatttttcatttttttaaagttcaatttaatatatcataatataatatattcaataatatattctgtcataatttactcactctccacTTGGCAAAAACCTGTTTGAATATCTTACTactgttaaacataaaaacatatttatttgttaagaacgttgagtgttttccaaaacacttttttaaaatatggatcttaatgttaaaacaaaactcaAAGGTTTTTAACCAATTTAGGGGGAGTAAATGTCCATTTTTGGTGAAATAtgtattaaacaaatacatttctttTGTTACTGTTCCTTTAAGATTTCTAAACAAATATGGCCTTTTTGCATATGAAAATTTTAAATTTACTCCCAAAGATCATTGAATCTGTAGAAGTCCGCAAAATACtaacaattacattatttaatttaatttaaatttaatttagaagAACAGCATTAAGTTTACCTTGCAGGGCCCATGACAGTTTTTTGCCTGACTGTGAGCAGTTGGATATTCCAAAAGGATTGAGGCAGAGGGCCTGACGCAAAAAATCCTGGAACTGCTGCAGAGAGTAGGAACAACTGAGTTTTGAGAATCCCGCTTGGGACTGCAGCTGTGAGCGACTGAGGAGCTTGTGGACCGGGTGAACTGTACGGCTGTGGCTCACAGATCCTTCCAGAAGAAGGCTAAGGCTCTCCACGGCCTCTAAAGTGAGGTGGCCGTCACGCGAAACCTGTCCTGAACTGCTCAGCTGTCCTGGCTCCACCAGCAGCTCCAAGAGCTCAGGCAGGTGTGTCTGAAGAAAAGTAAGATGGGCCTGGACGTCCCAGTTCTGGTAAAAGAGAAAGGAAAAAAATCTATTTGCACTATACTGATAATTGCAACAGGATTACAGGGAAAAATGCAAgttagacacacagacacacacacaaatgatcatcatcataattatcctcatcatttatttattcattcattcatttttttttccggcttagtccctttattaatcaggggtcaccacagtggagtgaaccgctTACTtatacagaatatgttttacgcagcggatgcccttccagctgcaacccagtactgggaaaatcatcatcatcatcctcagtaTTATTAAAAACGAAATTTTCTTgatatttattttcacaacaaTTAAGCAGACACCAAGAATTCATTATagtaaataattgattaaataaatgaatcatttatttgaaatagtaaGCTTTAAATAGAACGTGTTTAACGTCATAtctgattaatttaatgcatactttctaaataaaagaaataaaaataaactcctTTTTTCATACTTTATAACATGactgattcacacacacgcaccttATTTTGGGAGCTAATTTTGGCATCTCTCTCAGAAGAAGATGATGAGGGTGATCGTGATCGGGGACTCGGCCATTCCTCTCCAATCAGTGACGTGCGGAGAGAGATTCGGTTCAGTTGTTGTAAATATAGGAAAAGTAGAAACTGCAGAGTGTCTACTGACAGCTAAAGCAAGGTGAAAAGAAACGATTAGTGCTGCAGGATAGCAATAATGATGTCTAACAGCACTAGACCTCTTTATTCGTACCTTACACCGCTGCCTGTCGAGCTCCTTTTGAGTGTGGCATTGAGACAGAGCTTCTGCCCACTCTAATCTCTGCTCAGCAGAGTGTGGCATCAACAGATCAAAAGTTTCAAAATAGAGCCAGGCCAGATCCTCTGCAAGCTGCAGTTTTCCGCAAGCGATATGTCGCCACATTTGCCAGCCAAGCCTGGGAAAGCAGCCATCCCGCGTCCGGACGTAACTGGACATCTTGCGCAGATAATGCATGCTGAATTTACTTGGAGGTGTGGCGGGAAGCACCCCGATGAGGAAGGGCTCCAAACGTGGCCATACGTATGCTGTGTACTTGTCCATTTCTATAGAAGAGATTGAGTCGGTCAGAGAAAGTATCAAATCATCATTAAAGTATCAGTGACAATGTGCTAGAATACATGTGTAAAATAGtataatatgttaaaaataaaatgataattttattaGTAATAGAGTCAGTAACAAAAGAAAGACTGTCTAAGTTATAGCTACATGTATAGCAGGCAAAGGCAAACAATTTCCTAAGTAACCACTTGATGGCCTTGTtgaattgaaatttttttttcaatgtttccaTGACGACCACAGCATCCTCAGCCAAAGTTTTACTTCATTAATTCCATACAATCCAGTGAGAATACACTTTCAttgaaaaaacacacactaaaccagtgacattttacaatacaaatcTGAATATTAAGCACATTTATAGAAAGAGACACAACCTTCCTGCAAtctataatgtttaaagtgagaCAACCCGTCCAATAAACCTTTAGattcaaaaatttttttttgaaaacgaTTGTGGAAAAACTTATTCATTTTAAACGATTTTGCAGAAATACGATTTAATTACGAAAAACGAGAACAGATGGTAACTTAAGAGTATAACAAGTTATTTAAGATTAAATTATACTATTTGTGTATTAGAGATGAATATTTTTACTCCTGTTAAGAGAAGGACGTGAAGCAATAAGGTAACTTTACGACATATTTTTCAAAACTAACGTTAACTTACACCAACACAGTGTCAACAAATTCAGAATTCTCTCTCCTTACCTGGCCACTGGACGTTTTACGGTGTCAAAAGGTGGTCACCTTTGGTTTCTTGggtaaaaatacatttgaacgtgtataaaataaacatttagatgGAAATGAGTCTGATGCTGTGCACATTGAATCGCGCGCGACCCGACACCAAACACAGGAACCTCGCGAACGCGCGCTGTTGTACCGCTCAAAACTTCATTATAATCGTTTCATTCACTACAGAATCACCTTAGGTCAAGGCCATCAGCAAACCATCACCTCAGAATAATAAATTACTTCAAAACTAATGAACATATAACTTCTCTAACGTCCAGCTTAACCATCTCTAAGAAAACAAACGATAAAACTGTCCAACTGTTCAAGAGTGGTTGCCAAGTCTGCGTCACAAAGTGACGTAACGCAAATCGCTCCGTTTGGAGCACTGCTGCATTTCAATATAAAAGTCATATAGAGATTTACATAATCGATGTCATTAAAATACACCTCCAATTAACATCTTTGCCAGCAAAACACTACCAAATGCAATAGTTTTGCTGTATCATGAGGATTAAATTAGATTAGGTGTTATGTATTAATCTTAAAGTTTTCTCCTCtctagattttaaaataaatcagtcaatatAGTCTAATAAAAGAGGCCCATAGatatatacaaattatttatataaattaatattattatattatattatattatattatattatattatattatattatattatattatattatattatattatattatattatatacattttatttatttaattaattatttgaaagAAATCAGGTTAGATTTTCccagtggcaaccccagattaataaagggacaaagccaaaacaaaaatgaatgaatgaaatcaggttagatttattaaaacataaatatgacCGTTTTTATGAAATTtctttcatatataaatatatctatggGCCTCTTttattatatacacacagacacacacacaacacaacacaaaccaaacacaacacaacacaacacaacacaacacaacacaacacaacacaacacaacacaacacaacacacacaaacgttAATTACGTTTGTTAAAACTGCTCAGAAATGATGTATACATAATTTTAAATCCAAAAACTCCACAAGCTTTGACTTGTACGTCTCAACAATGCGCATGCGCGGATGTGCAGGAAGTGTTCGCAGCCCGATAACCAGCTGATAGATCAACAACCGAACAGCCATCGCTGAAAGAGCCGCGACTGGCAACAACAGGTAAATATCACTTATCCTGGTAGTTTTTGATCCCCATATGTTTCAAAACCAGATATGGTTGTTTAGGAAACTGGTGCTCATGGCACCGCTTGGGCCGCTTCGCCTGGATCGAGACGAGTCACGTTAATGGTCAGAGTCTATACTGCGCCTCTAATGCATCACAGCAGACACGTTCACCTGACTGCCAGAGTTCTGCGTTTCATCACGAAAATCTGCTCCTCACTGTCAGAGTTATCATTCACATCAGGAGACAAACTCGTGATGATTAGAGTTATTAATCTGATCAACAGACATGGGCTACTCCTTATCGTTAGGATTGTTATCCAGGTCAGAAGACATATTCCTGAAAATTACAGTTATGAATCACATCAGCAGACATGTTGCTGATTATTACAGTTATGAATCAGAAGAGTCATTGGCGTTATTGTTCATATCAGTAGACAATAGACATACCCttgattgttaatattattatccaGAACAACAGACATGCACCTGAGTATTTTATTTAGATCTACTCctgattattagttattattctGATCAGTAGTCATACGAATTTAGCATTATTATTCAAATCAATAGATATACTCACGGTTATTACAATGAATAATTAGATCAATACATATACTAccaggtgacgcagtggcgtagtaggtagtgctggtgcctcacagcaagaaggtcgctggtttgagcctcagctgggtcagttgacgtttctgtgtggagtttgcatgttctccctgccttcgcgtgggtttcctccgggtgctccggtttcccctacagcccaaagacatgcggtacaggtgaattgggtagactaaattgtccaaagtgtatttatgtgtgtgaatgagtgtgtatgggtttcccagtgatgggttgcggctggaatggcatcagctgcgtaaaacatatgctagataagttggcggttaattccgctgtggcgaccccagattaataaagggactaagccgacaagaaaatgaatgaatgatatactaccaattaatgcattattattttgattaatagACATACTCGGATATTATTAGCTTGTGGTTGGAAGGGCGTTCGCcgaataaaacatatgccagggcaattgccggttcattctgctgtcacgactcctgataaatcggggactaagctgaaggatagtgagagAGTTATTATTTATTCAGATCAACAGACATATTCCTGACTATTAGCTTTATAATTCAGATAAATGTACATACAcataattattagaattattaatggtgtagttcactcaaacatgaaaatgtactcactatttactcaccctcaggtggttcgaaacattggggtaaagttggttttatattcgcaccttcagactttctccataataatataatttcagaaaagtattccttgcaaattctaaatagcaaaatcatattagcagccaaatgactatcaaagtacaatattgttcacagtcaaataaatagtgccaaTGTTGTtaatacttgcatgtgatttcaaaccgaatattcaaagtactatggtaaacaataaagggagaatgtcacaagttgtcactgaatgaatgtgcaaatacaaaaccaactttacctcaacgtTCGAAACcattgagtttctgtcttctgttgaacacaaaagaagacgttTTAAAGATAgatgaaaacatgtaaccattgac
This genomic window contains:
- the tbccd1 gene encoding TBCC domain-containing protein 1, whose amino-acid sequence is MDKYTAYVWPRLEPFLIGVLPATPPSKFSMHYLRKMSSYVRTRDGCFPRLGWQMWRHIACGKLQLAEDLAWLYFETFDLLMPHSAEQRLEWAEALSQCHTQKELDRQRCKLSVDTLQFLLFLYLQQLNRISLRTSLIGEEWPSPRSRSPSSSSSERDAKISSQNKNWDVQAHLTFLQTHLPELLELLVEPGQLSSSGQVSRDGHLTLEAVESLSLLLEGSVSHSRTVHPVHKLLSRSQLQSQAGFSKLSCSYSLQQFQDFLRQALCLNPFGISNCSQSGKKLSWALQVEGTLKKAKIFRNTHAAPPGSRLVLMSQVCKQTLAKDSEKLNDVNIKLHRCSEAFIYLLSPLWSVTLDKCRNSTVVLGPVRTSVHIQNCENVRVVCVAGRLTIGGSFNCIIHSLTPTRPLLLPGNVSLTLGPFHTQYPTLEDHMASAGLAVVPNLWNQPLLFGVEGSAPDTGCYRIQPPSEFYPLVIPFQMDGDNCEIPWSLPEDFQKALESREKTIEEWQKTVKDAHLNKAQRRQFQALVEQKFHEWLLETGQRQELDSLLPPTIAPPTSAEHWSPNQNTLKDQTHEQPTGTVC